GTGTTGCTTGTTCTGGAGGTGGCCGCTTCGCCCATTGAGCACTGAACTGAATGACGACATCATGGGATCGTTACGCAGCATGAGGCCATTGCGCAGACGGGAGTTTTGAGAGGTGACAGCAGTGCTGGCCTGTGATATGAGCGGGTCCGACTGCGTCATCATAACGTCACTGTGACTATGCGTGACCAGAGAATCTGAATTCAACAACTCTTGAAGTGAGTTCCCAAAACAAGAAACACTCGAGAATGACGTTTGCTTGTTTTCCTGGATGGTCTGCATGGGCGTCTGGCGTAGGCCTCCTGCTGAAGGCCCAAAAATGGTGTTACCGAACCCTCCGGCGTTGTTGCTCACAGTTTGGGATGGAGAGGAGCTTGTGGGAGATGCAGTACTCTTGGAACCAAAAGTAAACGCTGAAGACCCTTGAACTACCTGCACTTGTGTGGCGATGTTGTCCAACAGATCGACCATTAGGTTGTCAGCCTCGTTGAGATTCATTGTGCCAGTCAAGTCAGCAAGCCCTGGAAGTTCAGCAGGGCACGTTTTGGAGTTTGACGAGGCTGACGAAGGAGGAGAAAGACTGCTAGGGCTGGAGTAGAGCATTGGAGACAGGGGTGGGCCGTCTGGGACATCGTCAAGCTCTGGATTGGCCAGGATAGGTGACAGGCGTCCACTCAGGGTGCTAGCGTTGGAGTTGGTTCGTGAGCGGAAGTCAGTCCAACAGGTTTCCAGTTCGTCGCTGCTCCGGGAAGTGGGACTTCCTGGCCACTTGGACAGACCACCAGCAGATACGTTCTCCAGCGAACCCTCCTGGGCAGCCTGCAGCGCTGCCTTTTTCTTGGCTGCACGCCCACGTGCAGTCTTGGTGTATTTGTTACCATTGTCCATGGAGACTGCACGTCGCCTTGGCGCTTTACCTCCCCGCCCCCCTTCAGGATTGATCATCCACCACGAGCTCTTTCCAGTCCCCTCATTCTGTACACGGATAAAACGGCTATGCAAGGACAGGTTATGCCGGATGGAGTTCTAGAAAGAAAGCAGACagagaaaatatataaattatacaatcaaatgattcaggaaATAAGCACTtgaatgtctatctatctatctatctatctatctatctatctatctatctatctatctatctatctatctatctataggcCATTTATGTAACATACAAGAGACCAAATAATGACATCCGAAGAATTTTCAGCACTAATTAATAGAAAACAAGTGGAAAATAGATGCCATTGTGTATTATACGTACAATGTGATCTCGAGAGGCTGAGAAAGCACAATGTGCCGTGTAACTACAGTAACTTAGCTAAGGAAACGTTTTACAGCCGTTAACCTTGACAGAACAGAGAGGTGAAATTTCTGAAGCGTTCTTCTTTGCCCCTCAATAATACAGTATAATACACTGGAATATATAtatagagttgaagtcaaaagtttac
The window above is part of the Garra rufa chromosome 13, GarRuf1.0, whole genome shotgun sequence genome. Proteins encoded here:
- the foxo3b gene encoding forkhead box protein O3B produces the protein MAETTLEPLSSLDVAIDPDFEPQKRPRSCTWPLPESSSAKPASHDTDIIPEEEDDEDDNAMAINANSMGEGEDNGSPSLAEELHPISGQENTGSPLSSQLTSATAASPGASGQGSQQQTPRKSSSRRNAWGNLSYADLITKAIESTPDKRLTLSQIYDWMVRSVPYFKDKGDSNSSAGWKNSIRHNLSLHSRFIRVQNEGTGKSSWWMINPEGGRGGKAPRRRAVSMDNGNKYTKTARGRAAKKKAALQAAQEGSLENVSAGGLSKWPGSPTSRSSDELETCWTDFRSRTNSNASTLSGRLSPILANPELDDVPDGPPLSPMLYSSPSSLSPPSSASSNSKTCPAELPGLADLTGTMNLNEADNLMVDLLDNIATQVQVVQGSSAFTFGSKSTASPTSSSPSQTVSNNAGGFGNTIFGPSAGGLRQTPMQTIQENKQTSFSSVSCFGNSLQELLNSDSLVTHSHSDVMMTQSDPLISQASTAVTSQNSRLRNGLMLRNDPMMSSFSSVLNGRSGHLQNKQHHQGSNAQGSLRSLSNNRVQSLANDANNLVSAKQHLQPQPSMLMTETTLFSGLNGSNGVGICHPSGTDRFPSDLDLDMFNGSLDCDVDSIIRSELMDSDGLDFNFDALVQNAVSLNPVGSFTGTKQSNQSWVPG